Within Elizabethkingia sp. JS20170427COW, the genomic segment TATTCTCAGCTTTTTGCTTCAGACCAAATGAAAGTTTTAAAAAATGTGCCTAACGCAAGGGACAACCAAAGTTTTATGTGGATAGGACTTAACTTTAATCCTAAATTTAGGCTATATTCAACGCATAAATAAAAAATGAAAGGACAGCTATAAATAAATGGCTGTCCTATTTTGTTTTAGATTTAAAAAAAAAGACTTACAGAAATGTAAGTCTTTTTGGCTCCTCCTGCTGGGCTCGAACCAGCGACCCTCTGATTAACAGTCAGATGCTCTAACCAACTGAGCTAAGGAGGAATGTCCTTTGTTTTAAGTGGTGCAAATATACAACGACTTTATATATCATGCAAGTGTTTTGTGAAAAAAAATACCACTTTTTTTCTTTCTATCTGAAAATCAGTTTGAAAATATCACTTCCAAAAATAAGGATCATTAGGCCTAGTAAGAAAATAACACCTACCATTTGTGCATTTTCTAAAACTTTCTGAGGAACAGGTTTTCCTGTAATCATTTCCCAAAGGGTAAAAATAACATGCCCTCCATCCAATCCTGGGATAGGAATAAGGTTAAGAAATGCTAACCATACCGAAAACATTGCCGTAAAGGACCAAAAAGCAACCCAATCAATTTGTGCTGGCATTTGCTTAATAATACCTATAGGACCTGATACTTTTTTATAACCTTCGGTTTTCGTATTGAAAACAATCTTGAATTGTTTTACCTGCATTACCAATACATCTATGGTTCTGGTAAATCCTCTAGGGATTGCTTCTAGGAAGGAGTAATGCTTAGTAACTTTTGCTTTATCGAGATATTCTTGTGCTACAGAAGCATCAATAGAGAATCCTATTATTCCGTCCTTATTAACTTGTACAGGGAGTTGTAAGGTTTCTCCTTTTCTCTTAACAGAAAGTTCAGCAGTTGTATTTTTTAGTAGAGATAAATTTTTGGTAAGCTCGTCAAAATAAGGAGTAGGTATATTGTTTACAGCGATAATTTGATCTCCCTTTTCTAATCCTGCAACTTGAGCAGCAGATTTAGGACTGATAGAATCTACAACAGCAGGAAAACGAGGCGTAAAATAAGCTCTGGCTTCATTAGATTTTAATACGTCTGCAACTCCATTGATGTTAATAGGGAAAGTAACTTCTTTGCCATTTCTTAAAA encodes:
- the rseP gene encoding RIP metalloprotease RseP, coding for MELFNQIFQFILSISLLVILHELGHFIPAKLFKTKVEKFYLFFDPWFSIAKKKVGETEYGIGWLPFGGYVKIAGMVDESMDTEQLKKPAEPWEFRAKPAWKRLIIMLGGVTVNFFLAWAIYSGLSFFTGETYHDSTLLKDGIAVSAEGQKMGLKTGDKILKIDGKTADRMETSMINMLFADNATVLRNGKEVTFPININGVADVLKSNEARAYFTPRFPAVVDSISPKSAAQVAGLEKGDQIIAVNNIPTPYFDELTKNLSLLKNTTAELSVKRKGETLQLPVQVNKDGIIGFSIDASVAQEYLDKAKVTKHYSFLEAIPRGFTRTIDVLVMQVKQFKIVFNTKTEGYKKVSGPIGIIKQMPAQIDWVAFWSFTAMFSVWLAFLNLIPIPGLDGGHVIFTLWEMITGKPVPQKVLENAQMVGVIFLLGLMILIFGSDIFKLIFR